One stretch of Rosistilla oblonga DNA includes these proteins:
- a CDS encoding IS630 family transposase (programmed frameshift), translated as MKKYIVRLSDTEREELKAIVKKLKGSSQKVRRAMILLKADTEGPGWSDAKIAEALACRIQTVENLRKRLVTEGFDTALHGKPRLSAPREKTLDGKQEAKVIALRLGKPHKGFASWSLRLLADHVVELGIVDSISYETVRQTLKKTGMTNRKIQYWVIPPDADSEFVACMEEVLDTYEEPYDSDYPVVCMDEQPVQLHKETRTPIPATRNHARRVDYEYERCGTASVFMFTEPLAGWREVTVRPKRTKVDWAIEMEALLTTRYKKAKKIILVCDNLNTHTKGAFYEAFKPEKARALVRRIEFRYTPKHGSWLNAAENELSSMTRQCINGRRFATIAPLRKETQAWSSHSNRRQRGVDWQFQVKDARTKLKSLYPKIKA; from the exons ATTAAGAAGTATATCGTTCGGCTTTCGGATACAGAACGGGAAGAACTGAAGGCGATTGTAAAGAAGCTGAAAGGCTCCTCGCAGAAGGTACGGCGGGCGATGATCCTTCTCAAAGCTGACACGGAAGGACCTGGCTGGAGCGACGCCAAAATCGCGGAAGCTTTGGCGTGTCGGATTCAGACCGTGGAGAATCTTCGCAAACGTTTGGTGACCGAAGGGTTCGATACGGCGCTGCACGGGAAACCGCGTTTGAGCGCCCCGCGAGAGAAGACGCTTGACGGAAAGCAAGAAGCGAAAGTGATCGCCTTGCGGTTGGGGAAACCTCACAAAGGGTTCGCGAGTTGGTCGCTGCGTCTGTTGGCAGACCACGTGGTAGAACTGGGGATCGTGGACTCGATCAGCTACGAAACCGTTCGCCAAACGCTTAAAAAAACGG GCATGACCAATCGCAAGATCCAGTATTGGGTGATTCCACCCGACGCCGACTCCGAATTTGTAGCGTGCATGGAAGAAGTCCTAGATACCTACGAAGAACCGTATGATTCGGACTATCCCGTGGTGTGCATGGACGAACAGCCGGTCCAGCTTCACAAAGAGACGCGAACGCCGATCCCGGCGACCCGCAATCATGCTCGACGCGTCGATTACGAGTATGAACGGTGCGGAACCGCCAGCGTGTTCATGTTCACCGAGCCGCTGGCCGGATGGAGAGAAGTCACCGTGCGTCCAAAGCGAACCAAGGTCGATTGGGCCATCGAAATGGAGGCACTGCTGACGACACGCTACAAAAAGGCGAAGAAGATCATCCTGGTATGTGACAATCTCAATACCCACACCAAAGGCGCCTTCTACGAGGCCTTTAAGCCAGAAAAAGCCCGTGCCTTGGTTCGTCGCATCGAGTTCCGTTACACACCCAAGCATGGAAGTTGGCTCAACGCGGCTGAGAACGAACTCAGTTCAATGACGCGGCAGTGTATCAACGGTCGTCGATTCGCGACGATTGCGCCGCTGAGAAAGGAAACACAGGCGTGGTCCTCACACTCAAACAGAAGACAGCGTGGCGTTGACTGGCAATTCCAAGTCAAAGATGCGAGAACAAAACTAAAATCCCTCTACCCCAAAATCAAAGCCTGA
- a CDS encoding DUF1257 domain-containing protein produces the protein MSHVVSVQTQVRDPVAIRAACGRLALQPPTFGLAKLFSDSKSGWIVQLTKWRYPVVCDVNTGSVEFDNFEGRWGDRAKLDQFLQAYAVEKATLEARKNGHSVTEQSLEDGSIKLTVNVGGAS, from the coding sequence ATGTCGCACGTTGTTTCGGTGCAGACTCAGGTTCGTGATCCGGTTGCGATTCGTGCCGCTTGTGGTCGGTTGGCTTTGCAGCCGCCGACGTTTGGTCTGGCCAAGCTGTTTTCAGATTCGAAGTCGGGCTGGATCGTTCAGTTGACGAAGTGGCGGTATCCGGTGGTTTGCGATGTAAACACCGGTAGCGTTGAATTCGACAACTTCGAAGGCCGCTGGGGCGACCGGGCAAAGCTCGATCAGTTTCTGCAAGCCTACGCGGTCGAGAAGGCGACGCTGGAAGCTCGCAAGAATGGCCATTCGGTGACTGAACAGTCGCTCGAAGATGGTTCGATCAAGCTGACCGTTAATGTCGGAGGTGCATCTTGA
- a CDS encoding sulfatase encodes MAIAGLVAAQAMPADAADSRPNVLFIVSDDLNNSLGCYGHPIVKSPNIDRLAARGVRFDRAYCQYPLCGPSRNSMLTGLYPNSTGIHANSLIFRQTIPQHHSLSQAFRLDGYFAGRIGKLYHYNVPKSVGTNGHDDPGSWELELNPAGCDRLEEEPQIFSLRKNSFGGTLSWLASSRPDEDHTDAMLADDAHWVLQRCAKRRDRPFFLAVGFYRPHTPYVAPKKYFEPYPLDQMPVVQGWEEDQKDIPKLGLGSHKKDHELLTDDLRRQAIQAYYASISFMDAQVGRLLDSLDELGLADNTIVVFTSDHGYHMGEHGLWQKMSLFEESARVPLIIAGPGVAQPGSVAKSPVGLIDLYPTLAKACDVPSPENLQGQDLQPMLADPSAKGRGWTISQVKRGGKPPVFGYTIRTPEWRYTQWGDEGAKGEELYDHRNDPQELTNLANDSAQAATIADLKQKIEQAIGQTFPESGEIPSVRNAVWAPNLTDP; translated from the coding sequence TTGGCGATCGCCGGCCTGGTCGCGGCTCAGGCAATGCCAGCCGACGCGGCCGATTCTCGTCCCAACGTCCTGTTCATCGTCTCCGATGACCTCAACAATTCGCTCGGTTGCTACGGGCATCCGATCGTTAAATCGCCGAACATCGATCGACTGGCCGCTCGCGGCGTCCGGTTCGACCGCGCCTACTGCCAGTACCCGCTGTGTGGTCCCAGTCGCAATTCGATGCTCACCGGGCTGTATCCCAACAGCACGGGGATCCATGCCAACAGCCTGATCTTTCGGCAAACGATCCCGCAACACCACAGCCTCTCTCAAGCGTTCCGGTTGGATGGCTACTTCGCCGGCCGGATCGGCAAACTGTATCACTACAACGTTCCCAAAAGCGTTGGTACGAACGGGCACGATGACCCTGGATCGTGGGAACTGGAACTGAATCCTGCCGGCTGCGATCGGCTGGAGGAGGAACCGCAGATCTTCTCGTTGCGGAAGAATAGCTTCGGCGGCACGCTCAGCTGGCTTGCATCGTCACGGCCCGACGAAGATCACACCGACGCGATGTTGGCCGACGACGCTCATTGGGTGCTGCAGCGATGTGCCAAGCGACGCGATCGCCCGTTCTTTTTGGCTGTTGGTTTCTACCGACCGCACACGCCCTACGTGGCTCCTAAAAAGTATTTTGAGCCCTATCCGTTGGATCAAATGCCCGTGGTTCAAGGTTGGGAAGAAGACCAAAAGGACATCCCGAAACTGGGCCTGGGGAGTCACAAGAAGGATCACGAGCTGTTGACCGACGACCTGCGACGGCAAGCGATCCAAGCCTACTACGCCAGCATCTCGTTCATGGATGCCCAAGTCGGACGGCTGTTGGATTCGCTCGACGAACTGGGGCTAGCGGACAACACGATCGTCGTCTTCACAAGCGACCATGGCTACCACATGGGCGAACATGGCTTGTGGCAGAAGATGAGTCTGTTCGAGGAGAGTGCTCGCGTGCCGTTGATCATCGCGGGCCCCGGCGTGGCCCAGCCGGGTTCGGTGGCCAAGTCGCCCGTAGGGCTGATCGATCTGTATCCGACACTGGCCAAAGCCTGCGATGTTCCGAGTCCAGAAAACCTGCAAGGCCAAGACTTGCAACCGATGCTAGCCGATCCATCGGCAAAGGGGCGTGGATGGACGATCAGCCAGGTCAAGCGAGGCGGCAAACCGCCGGTCTTTGGCTACACGATCCGCACGCCCGAGTGGCGTTATACGCAGTGGGGCGACGAGGGAGCCAAGGGGGAAGAGTTGTACGATCACCGCAACGATCCGCAAGAGCTGACGAATCTTGCCAACGATTCGGCTCAAGCCGCCACGATCGCCGACCTCAAGCAAAAGATCGAACAAGCGATCGGGCAAACGTTTCCCGAATCGGGCGAAATCCCCAGCGTTCGGAATGCGGTTTGGGCTCCCAACCTTACCGATCCGTAG
- a CDS encoding DUF2997 domain-containing protein: MKTIEIIVTADGQSRVETKGFVGSECQQASHFMEQALGSRQGEHLKAEFHQSSVSEQQRTSQG; this comes from the coding sequence TTGAAAACGATCGAGATCATCGTGACAGCTGACGGGCAAAGCCGTGTCGAAACGAAAGGCTTCGTTGGCAGCGAATGCCAACAAGCGAGCCACTTCATGGAACAGGCTCTTGGCTCGCGACAAGGCGAGCATCTGAAAGCGGAGTTCCACCAATCGTCCGTGTCGGAGCAGCAGCGCACGTCGCAGGGATGA
- a CDS encoding reverse transcriptase domain-containing protein, translating to MCQDPRQFRLSRFATFTHLLAAWEKLRLEGGQGSGVDGLTFRDFSKGERNEALRAAAYSINRRTYRPQPLRVARVPKGNGSFRELLLQTVIDRVVAKALLMTLNQWVQQIFPNYGRDVWRTYAQMENHVRRHQTYWLAIDDIRNCYPSVPTTPAIEAFCRDFYHADDLVWLVIQIIRGHDGCGKQDGVDQGSPLAPSVVEAFLYRNLDVVLGAQYLGDPLRFRYYDNLPILANSESEGSRLLHATGEILERHGMSLKGEDVSGDLTDPQYSGVLLGFTPHWRDGQMRFTIPETAFEDLNAGFQRANEMCNSRLTAEYIAHGWLQAHGPALTKTVLPSIVDRVISSASQYGFRLPLAQQLAETGKLARQRWLGLANSERSRA from the coding sequence GTGTGCCAAGATCCTCGACAGTTCAGGCTTTCCAGATTTGCCACATTTACGCATCTGCTAGCGGCCTGGGAAAAACTTAGACTCGAAGGTGGCCAAGGGAGCGGAGTAGACGGCCTTACGTTTCGCGACTTCAGTAAGGGCGAACGCAATGAAGCGCTTCGAGCCGCAGCTTATTCGATCAACCGCCGCACCTATCGTCCGCAACCATTGCGTGTTGCGCGCGTACCGAAAGGAAATGGCAGCTTTCGCGAGTTGCTTCTCCAAACGGTTATCGATCGTGTGGTCGCAAAGGCTTTACTGATGACGCTCAACCAATGGGTTCAGCAAATCTTTCCGAACTATGGACGCGACGTTTGGCGAACTTACGCTCAAATGGAGAATCACGTACGTCGACATCAAACTTATTGGCTAGCCATAGACGACATCAGGAATTGCTATCCGTCGGTTCCGACAACACCGGCGATTGAAGCATTCTGCCGAGACTTTTATCACGCCGACGATCTCGTCTGGCTTGTCATTCAAATCATCCGTGGCCATGATGGTTGCGGTAAACAGGACGGGGTTGACCAAGGTTCGCCGTTGGCACCGTCCGTGGTAGAGGCGTTCCTCTATCGCAACCTGGATGTTGTGCTTGGAGCACAATACCTGGGAGACCCGCTGAGGTTTCGTTACTACGACAACCTGCCTATTTTGGCAAACAGCGAGAGTGAGGGATCGAGACTACTCCATGCAACCGGAGAAATTCTGGAGCGACATGGAATGAGTCTCAAAGGCGAAGATGTTTCAGGTGACCTAACAGACCCACAATACTCGGGTGTTCTGTTGGGTTTCACTCCACACTGGAGAGATGGTCAGATGAGGTTTACCATCCCTGAAACGGCCTTCGAAGATCTTAATGCTGGGTTCCAACGCGCCAACGAAATGTGCAATTCCAGACTAACAGCTGAATACATTGCGCACGGATGGTTACAGGCACATGGACCCGCCCTTACTAAAACGGTACTTCCGTCTATCGTTGATAGAGTGATTTCGAGTGCATCCCAGTACGGTTTCAGACTGCCTTTGGCACAACAATTAGCTGAAACTGGAAAGCTTGCACGTCAGAGGTGGCTTGGGCTTGCCAACAGTGAGCGAAGTCGTGCTTAG
- a CDS encoding mechanosensitive ion channel family protein, with amino-acid sequence MQNEEPANAGEAAANGVNENLEVLKEEASNAFSSAMAGDFSQLIDMSMVYLPKAVLVVLGVIVAYFVAKFVSRIAGTPVRRRVDETLGRFVSKVVFYAIMICVLLGVAGSVGINVTSFAAILGAAGFAVGLAFQGTLGNFASGILLLVFRPFKVGDVISAAGIVAKVNEIDLFTTTFDTPDNRRIIVPNSQIAGGTIENISFHKERRVDVSVGTEYSASLDLTRETLSKAAESLSDKMLTGEGRGYQIVLGELGDSAVAWTVRFWTRAEDFWGVKESLTRAVKNGLDEAGIGIPFPQLDVNLTGGPADTEGTGDGKIKPRLRQ; translated from the coding sequence ATGCAAAACGAAGAGCCAGCAAACGCGGGAGAAGCCGCAGCCAATGGAGTCAACGAGAACCTGGAGGTGCTCAAGGAAGAGGCGTCCAACGCGTTTAGCAGTGCGATGGCAGGCGATTTCTCGCAGCTGATCGATATGTCGATGGTCTATCTGCCCAAGGCGGTGTTGGTCGTCTTGGGAGTGATCGTCGCCTACTTTGTCGCCAAATTCGTCTCGCGGATCGCCGGCACGCCGGTCCGCCGCCGCGTCGACGAAACGCTCGGCCGCTTTGTCTCCAAGGTCGTTTTTTATGCGATCATGATCTGCGTATTGTTAGGTGTCGCCGGGTCGGTTGGCATCAACGTCACCAGTTTCGCAGCGATCTTGGGTGCCGCCGGTTTTGCCGTCGGGCTAGCCTTCCAAGGGACGCTTGGCAATTTTGCATCCGGCATCCTGTTGCTGGTCTTCCGCCCGTTCAAAGTCGGCGACGTGATCTCGGCAGCTGGGATCGTCGCCAAGGTCAACGAGATCGATCTCTTTACGACAACCTTCGACACGCCCGACAACCGCCGGATCATCGTCCCCAACAGCCAGATCGCCGGCGGCACGATCGAGAACATCTCGTTCCATAAAGAGCGACGCGTCGACGTCTCGGTCGGCACCGAATATTCGGCCAGCCTGGATCTGACCCGCGAGACGCTTTCCAAAGCCGCCGAATCGCTCAGCGACAAGATGCTCACCGGCGAAGGCCGCGGCTACCAGATCGTCTTGGGCGAACTGGGGGACAGCGCGGTCGCTTGGACCGTCCGTTTCTGGACGCGAGCCGAAGACTTCTGGGGCGTCAAAGAATCGTTGACGCGAGCCGTCAAGAACGGCCTGGACGAAGCTGGCATCGGGATTCCGTTCCCTCAACTGGACGTCAATCTCACCGGCGGCCCTGCCGATACGGAAGGCACTGGCGACGGCAAGATCAAGCCGCGTCTGCGTCAATAG
- a CDS encoding AAA family ATPase, translating into MSLTQRLQEYVRACFTGIWIQSHEHHDAILEMTQMCRQEGWRVANWNIASGLHCGGEPLSVDANDPLAAIRSAKAIADVDGTTLLVLENFHRFMQSPEIVQSLAQQVLSGKQARTILVVLAPVVQLPVELEKLFVVVDHDLPDREQLASIAQAVATEVGELPSGESLDRVLDAASGLTRFEAENAFALSLVREGRLTAETMWSKKCQALTKSGLLQLYRGDDDFSKLGGLSALKSFTKRALLQRSRDMPRKRPRGVMLLSPPGCGKSHFCKALGRETRRPVLQMDIGSLMGSLVGQSEERTRTALQIVDAMAPCVLMIDEVEKAFSGVSGSGSNDSGVSARMFGTFLQWLNDHESDVFVVCTSNDASRLPAEFSRSERFDGVFFLDLPGRTEKDTIWSMYLELFGLDANQKKPSDANWTGAEIRACCRLAALLDLPIVQAALNVVPVAVTSAESVESLRKWASGRCLDADKTGLYQHSSRQSSSRRRVARTDPSAN; encoded by the coding sequence ATGTCGCTAACGCAGCGATTGCAGGAGTACGTCCGCGCGTGCTTCACAGGGATCTGGATTCAATCGCATGAACACCACGATGCGATTTTGGAGATGACTCAGATGTGCCGGCAGGAAGGCTGGCGAGTGGCGAATTGGAACATTGCATCCGGTTTGCATTGTGGCGGCGAACCGCTCAGTGTCGACGCAAACGATCCTCTCGCGGCGATCCGGTCGGCGAAAGCGATTGCGGATGTCGATGGAACAACGCTGCTGGTCCTGGAGAACTTCCATCGGTTCATGCAGTCTCCGGAAATCGTTCAATCGCTTGCTCAACAGGTTCTGTCGGGCAAACAGGCGCGGACGATCCTGGTTGTTCTGGCACCGGTGGTGCAGCTGCCGGTTGAACTCGAAAAGTTGTTTGTGGTTGTCGATCACGATCTGCCCGATCGCGAACAACTGGCGTCGATCGCTCAAGCCGTCGCGACGGAAGTAGGTGAATTGCCAAGTGGTGAATCGCTCGACCGCGTTCTTGATGCCGCTTCAGGTCTTACTCGGTTCGAGGCGGAGAATGCGTTTGCGTTGTCGCTCGTTCGCGAAGGCCGTTTGACGGCTGAAACGATGTGGTCGAAGAAATGCCAGGCACTTACCAAGAGTGGACTGCTTCAGCTTTATCGCGGTGATGACGACTTCAGCAAACTCGGCGGACTGTCCGCGCTCAAGAGTTTCACGAAGCGTGCGTTGCTTCAACGGAGCCGCGATATGCCACGAAAGCGACCTCGAGGCGTGATGCTCTTGTCGCCGCCGGGGTGTGGGAAATCGCACTTCTGCAAAGCCCTGGGACGAGAAACAAGAAGGCCCGTGCTGCAGATGGACATCGGCAGTCTGATGGGTTCGCTCGTTGGGCAGTCGGAGGAACGGACTCGGACGGCGCTACAGATCGTCGATGCGATGGCTCCCTGCGTACTGATGATCGATGAGGTTGAAAAAGCGTTCAGCGGCGTCAGCGGTTCGGGATCCAATGACAGTGGCGTGTCGGCGCGGATGTTCGGTACGTTCCTTCAATGGCTCAATGACCATGAGAGCGATGTGTTCGTCGTTTGCACGAGCAATGATGCATCAAGGTTGCCTGCTGAGTTCAGCCGTTCGGAACGCTTCGATGGTGTGTTCTTTTTGGACCTGCCAGGTCGCACGGAAAAGGACACGATCTGGTCGATGTACCTGGAGCTGTTCGGTTTGGACGCCAACCAGAAGAAGCCGTCCGATGCCAATTGGACGGGTGCGGAAATCCGGGCATGTTGCCGTCTTGCTGCGCTGCTGGACCTGCCCATCGTACAAGCTGCATTGAATGTCGTTCCCGTTGCGGTGACATCAGCTGAATCGGTTGAGTCGCTCCGCAAATGGGCTTCAGGACGATGTTTAGATGCGGACAAGACGGGACTCTATCAACACAGCAGCCGACAGTCCTCCAGCCGTCGCCGCGTCGCTCGGACCGATCCATCCGCCAACTGA